The following are encoded in a window of Salinigranum halophilum genomic DNA:
- the coxB gene encoding cytochrome c oxidase subunit II encodes MLVPHGLAGLLAQSGLVPRGTRVFVFERIFAVFLVLGTLVGVVVIGYMLYNAYKYRDDGQEPTDADRPALGELPTGGGKGKKLFTSFALSAVVVISLVAWTYGTLLYVEEGPSQAESLEIDVEGYQFGWRFTYPNGHVEDSTAGGVLRVPEDRAVRLRVTSADVFHNFGIPEQKVKTDAIPGQTSETWFQAEETGTYTANCYELCGAGHSYMTAQVVVMEPDEYREWYENLNESAS; translated from the coding sequence ATGCTCGTCCCACACGGTTTGGCTGGACTCCTCGCACAGTCCGGGCTCGTCCCCCGCGGCACGCGGGTGTTCGTCTTCGAGCGCATCTTCGCCGTGTTCCTCGTCCTCGGCACGCTCGTCGGGGTGGTGGTCATCGGCTATATGCTGTACAACGCGTACAAGTACCGCGACGACGGGCAGGAACCGACCGACGCCGACCGGCCGGCTCTGGGTGAACTCCCGACGGGCGGCGGGAAGGGGAAGAAGCTCTTCACGTCGTTCGCCCTGAGCGCCGTCGTCGTCATCTCGCTCGTCGCCTGGACGTACGGCACGCTTCTCTACGTCGAGGAAGGCCCGTCACAGGCCGAGTCGCTGGAGATCGACGTCGAGGGGTATCAGTTCGGCTGGCGCTTCACTTACCCCAACGGACACGTCGAGGACTCGACGGCCGGCGGCGTCCTGCGCGTCCCCGAGGACCGGGCGGTCCGGTTGCGCGTGACCTCCGCCGACGTCTTCCACAACTTCGGCATCCCCGAGCAGAAGGTCAAGACCGACGCCATCCCCGGACAGACCTCCGAGACCTGGTTCCAGGCCGAGGAGACGGGCACGTACACGGCAAACTGTTACGAACTCTGCGGGGCCGGCCACTCGTACATGACCGCCCAGGTGGTCGTGATGGAACCGGACGAGTACCGCGAGTGGTACGAGAATCTCAACGAGAGCGCATCATGA
- a CDS encoding cytochrome C oxidase subunit IV family protein produces MTSTKLYTVIFAVLFVSATVQVLVEFAGLAYWTAFGLIMVLSAVKAVIVAAYFQHLRWEPRSITYLVGIGLAAALALTLAASYSIL; encoded by the coding sequence ATGACATCAACCAAACTGTACACGGTGATATTCGCGGTGTTGTTCGTCTCGGCGACGGTACAGGTCCTCGTCGAGTTCGCCGGCCTCGCCTACTGGACGGCGTTCGGTCTCATCATGGTGCTGTCGGCCGTGAAGGCCGTCATCGTCGCGGCGTACTTCCAGCACCTGCGGTGGGAGCCCCGTTCGATTACCTACCTCGTCGGCATCGGCCTCGCGGCGGCGCTGGCGCTCACGCTCGCCGCGTCGTACTCCATTCTCTGA
- a CDS encoding DUF6789 family protein: MSSETSEADTVALEQPGIAELGLPISAKVVLASMAGGLVGTVLMLPVLVGIPQALGLFRTEPITQFAGFAAFFGIEPTAMLGMVVFGLGGTFVLPLIFLVVGSFLPPREPRYLRGMTFATFFWTGFAPAFWPGTGALAIGVFLVVSLLAHWVYGAALGYVIHRTTGIPQHEV, translated from the coding sequence ATGAGCAGTGAGACCTCCGAGGCCGACACGGTGGCGCTCGAACAACCCGGAATCGCCGAACTCGGGCTTCCCATCTCGGCGAAGGTCGTGCTCGCCTCGATGGCCGGCGGGTTGGTCGGGACGGTGTTGATGCTCCCCGTGCTGGTGGGGATTCCACAGGCACTGGGGCTCTTTCGGACCGAACCGATCACCCAGTTCGCCGGCTTCGCGGCCTTCTTCGGCATCGAGCCGACGGCCATGCTCGGGATGGTCGTCTTCGGCCTCGGCGGGACGTTCGTCCTGCCGCTGATCTTCCTCGTCGTCGGGTCGTTCCTCCCGCCGCGCGAGCCCCGGTACCTGCGCGGGATGACGTTCGCGACGTTCTTCTGGACCGGGTTCGCCCCGGCGTTCTGGCCGGGGACGGGTGCGCTCGCCATCGGCGTCTTCCTCGTCGTCTCGCTCCTGGCCCACTGGGTGTACGGTGCGGCACTCGGCTACGTCATCCACCGGACGACCGGTATCCCTCAACACGAAGTGTAG
- a CDS encoding helix-turn-helix domain-containing protein: MLIVELTLHSPVFVGTFERCPEAELTVDSQNLLEDGTIQMLVWVVGPALDAFETALDDDWTIREYHQLAVESGRALYRVRFSDGAAEFSVHHRWIELGGRLLDAVGTDEGWELRMRFPSRDAVQAFYEACGERGVDTEIRALYAALDDTGNGFGLTEKQRDALTLAFEEGYFDVPRRVNLTELAAHVDVSRQSFSRRLTRGLHTLVENTVADATDS; encoded by the coding sequence GTGCTCATCGTGGAACTCACCCTGCACTCACCCGTCTTTGTCGGGACGTTCGAGCGATGTCCCGAGGCCGAACTAACGGTCGACTCGCAGAACCTCCTCGAAGACGGGACGATACAGATGCTCGTCTGGGTCGTCGGTCCCGCTCTCGACGCGTTCGAGACAGCGCTGGACGACGACTGGACCATCCGCGAGTACCACCAGCTGGCGGTCGAGTCCGGCCGCGCCCTCTACCGCGTGCGGTTCAGCGACGGCGCGGCCGAGTTCTCGGTCCACCACCGCTGGATCGAACTCGGCGGGCGACTCCTCGACGCAGTCGGCACGGACGAGGGATGGGAGCTCCGGATGCGGTTCCCCAGCAGGGACGCGGTGCAGGCGTTCTACGAGGCGTGTGGCGAACGAGGCGTCGACACGGAGATACGAGCGTTGTACGCGGCACTCGACGACACCGGCAACGGGTTCGGGCTGACCGAGAAACAGCGTGATGCGCTCACGCTCGCGTTCGAGGAGGGATACTTCGACGTCCCCAGACGCGTGAACCTGACGGAACTCGCCGCACACGTCGACGTCTCGCGGCAGTCGTTCTCGCGGCGACTCACTCGCGGTCTGCACACCCTCGTCGAGAACACGGTCGCCGACGCGACGGACTCTTAA
- a CDS encoding HVO_2142 family zinc finger protein has product MIVPERPSEIAPEDCPSCGTEMLFSGTQPAGLAQFFCEPCQYRHDRFVGAEVVAGSTARRRGQPSDD; this is encoded by the coding sequence ATGATTGTTCCTGAGCGTCCTTCGGAAATCGCCCCGGAGGACTGTCCCTCGTGTGGTACCGAGATGCTGTTCAGCGGGACACAACCGGCTGGTCTCGCGCAGTTCTTCTGTGAGCCGTGCCAGTACCGGCACGACCGGTTCGTCGGAGCGGAGGTCGTAGCGGGGTCGACTGCCCGCAGGCGCGGGCAGCCCAGCGACGACTGA
- a CDS encoding cbb3-type cytochrome c oxidase subunit I produces MSEHEPDANTDDRKATDGGQTDGGTVSGGGELAVPGAEAGHDDAHDHEFPGTHSIKRWLVTTNHKDIGILYVVTSLFFLVLGGVLAWLMRIQLWAPRAATETVISAGAYNQAVSAHGLLMVFWFLSPFAFGFANYVVPLQIGAKDLAFPRLNALSYWLYLASGLLFMVSFFQGGTFAGGWTMYAPLNVPTFTPDVGASTAVLALTLFVASVTVSSVNFLTTMHRMRAKGLTLRNLPLFTWSILLTVWMMLFAFAALLAALVILSSDRLLGTTYFAMESPAGSLLWTHLFWFFGHPEVYIVFFPALGVMAECFQTFTGRRIVGRKWFIAAMVLVALQSFVVWMHHMFLTTINLQIKTLFMITTIGISLPFDLMVFALIYTMLKGRIRFTTPFLFSFGALLLFIIGGITGVFLGAVVLDYEFRGTYWVVAHFHYVMVGGITALVGGLYYWFPKMTGRMYDEFLGKLHFGVYFVGFNLLYFPLFVAWETPRRVFDYAPGLEPWHKVATVGAFVLGLSFLIMFYNLGKSAFSGEPADGNPWEYATTAEWAVSSPPILENFPGMPTYENGKLEFLRSSSSSGAGAQTDGGLAAGASSALIPVREVETAEDDFHADHASVWPLVLSVGLFFLFLGLSGVQDASFGEGMMANVYMASAALGGALTVGSLLSWGLEPFTAFPGGEGEAWPFDGVENGKVGMWIFLASDVVLFGGFIGAYVFTRVAFGWTAWEPVPTNPIPGLMNTYLLLTSSFTVVLALVAAEKKHRWGVVASLVTTFLLGVGFLVNKGIEWNHLFHEGLWLSTNARTSTFFLTTGLHAAHVVVGLFIALFLVARAWRGAYLEDNRSLEYFGLYWHFVDIVWLFLFPLFYIL; encoded by the coding sequence ATGAGTGAACACGAACCCGACGCGAACACGGACGACAGAAAAGCGACAGACGGTGGACAGACCGACGGCGGCACCGTGAGCGGGGGCGGCGAACTCGCGGTGCCCGGGGCCGAGGCGGGCCACGACGACGCACACGACCACGAGTTCCCGGGAACCCACTCGATAAAACGGTGGCTCGTCACGACCAACCACAAGGACATCGGCATCCTCTACGTGGTCACCTCGCTGTTCTTCCTCGTCCTGGGAGGGGTTCTCGCGTGGCTGATGCGTATCCAGCTGTGGGCACCCCGGGCGGCGACCGAGACCGTCATCAGCGCGGGCGCGTACAACCAGGCGGTCTCGGCGCACGGCCTGCTGATGGTCTTCTGGTTCCTCTCCCCGTTCGCCTTCGGCTTCGCGAACTACGTCGTTCCGCTACAGATCGGCGCGAAGGACCTCGCGTTCCCCCGGCTGAACGCGCTCAGCTACTGGCTCTATCTCGCCTCGGGGCTCCTCTTCATGGTCTCGTTCTTCCAGGGCGGCACCTTCGCGGGCGGGTGGACGATGTACGCGCCGCTCAACGTCCCGACGTTCACCCCCGACGTGGGCGCATCGACGGCAGTGCTGGCGCTCACGCTCTTCGTCGCGAGCGTCACCGTCTCGTCGGTGAACTTCCTGACGACCATGCACCGCATGCGGGCGAAGGGGCTGACCCTCCGGAACCTCCCGCTCTTCACGTGGTCTATTCTCCTGACCGTCTGGATGATGCTCTTCGCCTTCGCCGCCTTGCTCGCGGCGCTCGTCATCCTCTCGTCGGACCGACTGCTGGGAACGACCTACTTCGCCATGGAGTCGCCCGCGGGCTCGCTCCTGTGGACGCACCTGTTCTGGTTCTTCGGACATCCGGAGGTGTACATCGTCTTCTTCCCGGCGCTGGGCGTGATGGCCGAGTGTTTCCAGACCTTCACGGGGAGACGCATCGTCGGCCGCAAGTGGTTCATCGCGGCGATGGTGCTCGTGGCCCTGCAGTCGTTCGTCGTCTGGATGCACCACATGTTCCTCACGACGATCAACCTCCAGATCAAGACGCTCTTCATGATCACCACCATCGGCATCTCGCTCCCGTTCGACCTGATGGTGTTCGCGCTCATCTACACCATGCTCAAGGGGCGGATTCGCTTCACCACTCCCTTCCTGTTCTCGTTCGGTGCCCTGCTGTTGTTCATCATCGGCGGCATCACCGGCGTCTTCCTCGGTGCCGTGGTGCTCGACTACGAGTTCAGAGGCACGTACTGGGTGGTCGCGCACTTCCACTACGTGATGGTCGGCGGCATCACGGCACTCGTCGGTGGCCTGTACTACTGGTTCCCGAAGATGACGGGACGGATGTACGACGAGTTCCTGGGGAAACTTCACTTCGGCGTCTACTTCGTCGGGTTCAACCTCCTGTACTTCCCGCTGTTCGTCGCGTGGGAAACCCCCAGACGGGTGTTCGACTACGCACCCGGTCTCGAACCGTGGCACAAGGTCGCGACCGTCGGGGCGTTCGTCCTCGGCCTGTCGTTCCTCATCATGTTCTACAACCTGGGCAAGAGCGCGTTCTCGGGCGAACCGGCCGACGGTAACCCCTGGGAGTACGCCACGACGGCCGAGTGGGCCGTCTCCTCGCCGCCCATCCTGGAGAACTTCCCCGGGATGCCCACGTACGAGAACGGGAAACTGGAGTTCCTGCGGTCTTCCTCCTCGTCCGGGGCGGGCGCACAGACCGACGGCGGACTCGCCGCAGGAGCGAGCTCGGCGCTGATTCCCGTCCGCGAGGTCGAGACCGCCGAGGACGACTTCCACGCGGACCACGCGAGCGTCTGGCCGCTCGTCCTCAGCGTGGGGCTGTTCTTCCTCTTCCTCGGGCTCTCCGGCGTCCAGGACGCCTCGTTCGGCGAGGGAATGATGGCGAACGTCTACATGGCCTCGGCGGCCCTCGGCGGCGCCCTCACCGTCGGCTCGTTGCTCTCGTGGGGGCTCGAACCCTTCACGGCGTTCCCCGGCGGTGAAGGGGAGGCGTGGCCGTTCGACGGCGTCGAGAACGGCAAGGTCGGGATGTGGATATTCCTGGCCAGCGACGTCGTCCTCTTCGGCGGCTTCATCGGCGCGTACGTCTTCACCCGGGTGGCCTTCGGCTGGACCGCCTGGGAACCGGTCCCCACCAACCCCATCCCGGGGCTGATGAACACCTACCTCCTGTTGACGAGCAGTTTCACGGTCGTCCTCGCGCTCGTCGCCGCGGAGAAGAAACACCGGTGGGGGGTCGTCGCGAGCCTCGTGACGACGTTCCTCCTCGGCGTGGGCTTCCTCGTCAACAAGGGCATCGAGTGGAACCACCTGTTCCACGAGGGGTTGTGGCTGTCGACGAACGCCCGCACGTCGACGTTCTTCCTCACGACGGGGCTGCACGCGGCGCACGTCGTCGTCGGCCTGTTCATCGCCCTCTTCCTCGTCGCCCGCGCCTGGCGGGGCGCGTACCTGGAGGACAACCGCTCGCTGGAGTACTTCGGCCTCTACTGGCACTTCGTCGACATCGTCTGGCTGTTCTTGTTCCCGCTCTTCTACATCCTGTGA
- a CDS encoding sensor histidine kinase, whose protein sequence is MSVATTRSLLDVLTDLFFVFDADSRLVEWNEAAVEVTGYTDAELRSMTPAEFFEGTDVEAVERAIQEVLETGEATVEAALLTADGERIPYEFSVSKLTDERGVPIGFAGIGRDFTEERRERERLHRREQTLRAMHEIIADRDCPFTEQVEALLELGRAVLGAEYGTLSRIRGEAYHFEVVSADDDAIEAGDVVPVSATNCELVATRAETLVASDVARDVPGGAERAGYTEWGISRYLGAPVFVDDEVYGTLCVYGTTPDSVQFSEWEVTLIDLMSRWVSYELQRQSASERLQRQNETLDRFASMVSHDLRNPLNVMQGSLDLAEETGEPEQFDRCRRAIDRMDTLVADLLVLARAGMELGETTAVDLGMLATRCWETVPTSHATLCVETAAVVRADETRLQQLLENLFRNAVEHGTTSDQASVPLTVTVGDLDEGFFVADDGPGVPPDERDHVFESGYSSRREGTGLGLDIVERIATVHGWDVTLTDSADGGARFEFTGVTRATGG, encoded by the coding sequence ATGAGTGTTGCGACGACCCGCTCGCTCCTCGACGTGCTCACGGACCTCTTCTTCGTCTTCGACGCGGACAGCCGGCTCGTCGAGTGGAACGAGGCCGCCGTCGAGGTAACCGGATACACCGACGCCGAACTCCGTTCGATGACACCGGCCGAGTTCTTCGAGGGAACCGACGTCGAGGCCGTCGAGCGTGCGATTCAGGAGGTTCTCGAGACGGGCGAGGCGACCGTCGAAGCGGCGCTCCTCACTGCCGACGGCGAACGGATCCCCTACGAGTTCAGCGTGTCGAAGCTGACGGACGAGCGGGGCGTCCCCATCGGGTTCGCGGGAATCGGTCGCGACTTCACCGAGGAACGACGAGAGCGCGAGCGGCTGCACCGCCGCGAGCAGACGCTGCGTGCGATGCACGAGATCATCGCCGACCGCGACTGCCCCTTCACCGAGCAGGTCGAGGCGCTGCTCGAACTCGGACGCGCGGTCCTCGGGGCCGAGTACGGGACGCTCTCGCGGATTCGTGGCGAGGCGTACCACTTCGAGGTGGTGAGTGCGGACGACGACGCCATCGAGGCCGGCGACGTCGTCCCCGTCTCCGCGACGAACTGCGAACTCGTCGCCACGAGGGCCGAGACGCTCGTCGCCAGCGACGTCGCCCGTGACGTCCCCGGCGGGGCCGAGCGGGCCGGTTACACGGAGTGGGGAATCAGTCGGTATCTGGGCGCGCCCGTCTTCGTCGACGACGAGGTGTACGGGACGCTCTGTGTGTACGGGACGACGCCCGACAGCGTACAGTTCTCCGAGTGGGAGGTGACACTTATCGACCTGATGAGCCGGTGGGTCAGCTACGAACTCCAGCGGCAGTCGGCCAGTGAGCGCCTCCAGCGACAGAACGAGACACTGGACCGGTTCGCGTCGATGGTCTCTCACGACCTTCGCAACCCGCTGAACGTCATGCAGGGCTCGCTCGACCTCGCCGAGGAGACGGGCGAGCCCGAACAGTTCGACCGGTGCCGCCGCGCGATCGACCGCATGGACACGCTCGTCGCCGACCTCCTCGTCCTCGCCCGCGCGGGGATGGAACTCGGCGAGACGACGGCGGTCGACCTCGGCATGCTCGCGACACGCTGTTGGGAGACGGTTCCGACGTCTCACGCCACGCTCTGCGTCGAGACGGCGGCCGTCGTTCGCGCCGACGAGACGCGTCTCCAGCAGCTGCTGGAGAACCTCTTTCGGAACGCGGTCGAGCACGGCACCACGAGCGACCAGGCCAGCGTCCCCCTCACCGTCACCGTCGGCGACCTCGACGAGGGCTTCTTCGTCGCCGACGACGGCCCCGGCGTTCCGCCCGACGAACGCGACCACGTGTTCGAGAGCGGCTACTCGTCACGGCGTGAGGGGACGGGGCTCGGCCTCGACATCGTCGAGCGCATCGCCACCGTCCACGGCTGGGACGTGACGCTCACCGACAGCGCCGACGGCGGTGCCCGGTTCGAGTTCACCGGTGTGACTCGCGCCACGGGCGGGTGA
- a CDS encoding sensor histidine kinase — protein sequence MAEATLDIEDEFTLHGDRDRLGHVFENLFSNSVEHGGPTVTVRVGRLGDDGIYVADDGPSIPTAERATVFEPGHESSAGGTGFGLTIVRRIVEAHGWTVTATESDTGGARFEFTGVDVRS from the coding sequence GTGGCGGAGGCGACCCTCGACATCGAAGACGAGTTCACGCTCCACGGCGACAGGGACCGACTCGGACACGTCTTCGAGAACCTGTTCAGCAACAGCGTCGAACACGGTGGGCCGACCGTGACCGTCCGCGTCGGCCGCCTGGGTGACGACGGCATCTACGTCGCCGACGACGGCCCCAGCATCCCCACAGCGGAGCGTGCGACCGTGTTCGAGCCGGGACACGAGTCGTCGGCCGGGGGGACGGGATTCGGGCTGACCATCGTCCGCCGTATCGTCGAAGCCCACGGGTGGACGGTCACGGCGACGGAGAGCGACACGGGAGGTGCGCGCTTCGAGTTCACGGGCGTCGACGTCCGCTCGTGA
- a CDS encoding DUF7546 family protein yields MRHQTRVSTGGDWLRRPELWWLTLLVTVETVGLGGYLLLSNTDVQSLRYVLYPFVWINAGVVGVVHVTPRPTSRRVQVAAGLLAAGYFLVLAVLAGLVSVDFAGLVGATGHGHSHAHVHGLQVAMTTPGWGPRVGYAGSVLTVNLVPFRVIGYLALSYLVYAALCDLTGAVVSGVLGLGSCLSCTLPIVGSLSAGLAGGAAGFAALSTLSVDLSTAVFVGSVLLLTLRPTLGDAS; encoded by the coding sequence ATGCGACACCAGACGCGCGTCTCTACGGGGGGAGACTGGCTTCGTCGACCCGAGCTGTGGTGGCTCACGCTTCTCGTCACCGTCGAGACCGTCGGCCTCGGCGGCTACCTGCTGCTCTCGAACACCGACGTGCAGTCGCTTCGATACGTCCTCTACCCGTTCGTCTGGATCAACGCGGGCGTGGTGGGTGTCGTCCACGTCACGCCTCGACCCACGAGTCGCCGCGTACAGGTCGCCGCCGGCCTCCTCGCGGCCGGCTACTTCCTCGTGCTCGCCGTCCTCGCGGGGCTCGTGAGCGTCGACTTCGCGGGCCTCGTCGGCGCGACGGGACACGGTCACAGCCACGCGCACGTCCACGGCCTCCAGGTGGCGATGACCACGCCGGGGTGGGGTCCGCGGGTCGGCTACGCCGGGTCGGTGCTGACGGTGAACCTCGTCCCCTTCCGCGTCATCGGCTACCTCGCGCTGTCGTATCTGGTGTACGCCGCTCTCTGTGACCTCACCGGTGCCGTCGTCTCGGGCGTCCTCGGCCTCGGGTCGTGTCTGAGCTGTACGCTGCCCATCGTGGGGTCGCTCTCGGCTGGTCTCGCCGGCGGGGCCGCCGGCTTCGCCGCGCTGTCGACGCTCTCGGTGGACCTCTCGACGGCCGTCTTCGTCGGGAGCGTCCTCCTGCTCACCCTCCGGCCGACCCTCGGTGACGCGTCGTGA
- a CDS encoding SHOCT domain-containing protein: MTTTTNARIVTVVLAALAVVVLLPLLFVGGGMMGTGPMGSGPMGFGPMMGGQGGMWTAGTAPGWLLVVNVVLRLAFLALVAVGGYLLYRALTRDADEDDALAELRLAYARGDLDDDEYERRREVLERE, from the coding sequence GTGACAACGACAACGAACGCACGAATCGTGACCGTCGTCCTCGCCGCGCTCGCGGTCGTCGTCCTCCTGCCGCTCCTGTTCGTGGGCGGTGGGATGATGGGGACGGGTCCGATGGGCTCGGGGCCGATGGGTTTCGGCCCGATGATGGGCGGCCAGGGGGGGATGTGGACCGCCGGGACGGCACCCGGCTGGCTACTCGTCGTCAACGTCGTGCTGCGACTGGCGTTCCTCGCGCTCGTCGCCGTCGGGGGGTACCTGCTCTACCGAGCGCTGACCCGCGACGCCGACGAGGACGACGCGCTCGCCGAGTTGCGGCTGGCGTACGCCCGCGGTGACCTCGACGACGACGAGTACGAACGACGACGCGAGGTGCTCGAGCGCGAGTGA
- a CDS encoding HVO_2142 family zinc finger protein, giving the protein MKLERPAGIPPKHCPSCDTEMLFSGTQPAGLAQFFCEVCDYRHDTLIDR; this is encoded by the coding sequence ATGAAGTTAGAACGGCCTGCGGGAATCCCCCCCAAACACTGCCCGTCCTGTGACACGGAGATGCTGTTCAGTGGTACCCAACCGGCTGGTCTCGCGCAGTTCTTCTGTGAGGTGTGCGACTACCGACACGACACGCTCATCGACCGGTAG
- a CDS encoding alpha/beta fold hydrolase, whose product MPSTSPHASLTTETHRLPDDRTLAYAVAGDPTGAPVLVHHGTPGSRLFAALLADTAHAVGARLVVPDRPGYGQSSPPPTGWDWADWRADCTALLDAESLDTVSTLGFSGGGPFALAAARSDRVTRVGLVGTVVPPFEGGLATLARVPFALRLVFGVSAVLAAVAGPDLVVGQYTDRDVTDGVAEAVGVEFDEALRQRARAPARENRLFATNRVASLPDVSLRAWHGTRDENAPLEPVAEAVRAVDGTLRTLPADHLGTLLDCRVDALRWLVGDEHAAE is encoded by the coding sequence GTGCCCTCCACCAGCCCGCACGCGTCGCTGACGACGGAGACGCACCGGCTCCCCGACGACCGAACGCTCGCGTACGCCGTCGCCGGCGACCCGACCGGCGCTCCGGTGCTCGTCCACCACGGGACGCCCGGCTCTCGGCTGTTCGCGGCGCTTCTGGCCGACACCGCCCACGCGGTCGGCGCACGCCTCGTCGTCCCCGACCGCCCCGGCTACGGGCAGTCGTCGCCGCCACCGACCGGCTGGGACTGGGCGGACTGGCGAGCGGACTGTACGGCGCTGCTCGACGCCGAGTCGCTCGACACCGTCTCGACGCTCGGGTTCTCCGGCGGCGGGCCCTTCGCGCTCGCGGCCGCCCGAAGCGACCGGGTGACGCGGGTCGGTCTCGTCGGGACCGTCGTCCCACCGTTCGAGGGCGGCCTCGCGACGCTCGCGCGGGTGCCGTTCGCCCTCCGGCTCGTCTTCGGCGTCTCGGCCGTGCTCGCCGCCGTCGCGGGCCCGGACCTCGTCGTCGGCCAGTACACCGACCGAGACGTCACCGACGGCGTCGCCGAGGCGGTCGGCGTGGAGTTCGACGAGGCGCTCCGTCAGAGGGCGCGAGCCCCCGCCCGCGAGAACCGGCTGTTCGCGACGAACCGCGTCGCGTCGCTCCCCGACGTGTCGCTCCGTGCGTGGCACGGGACACGGGACGAGAACGCCCCGCTCGAACCTGTCGCGGAAGCCGTCCGCGCGGTGGACGGGACGCTCCGGACGCTCCCTGCCGACCACCTCGGGACCCTCCTCGACTGCCGTGTCGACGCCCTGCGGTGGCTCGTCGGCGACGAGCACGCGGCCGAGTAA
- a CDS encoding GTPase, whose protein sequence is MGILTRLKSFLFPDSAPAVIGLYGPPNAGKTTLANCIATDWADVTVGEASEVPHETQRAQRAEGIEIDHEEGSVTVSVVDTPGVATEVDHAAFFDHGLDDEAAQARARGATRGIGESMRTLREEVGGVVYVLDATQDPRAQVNDMLLGIVENQGLPVVLVANKVDHADADAEAVADAFPRHDVVPVSGLTGENTDALYAALAKRFG, encoded by the coding sequence ATGGGCATCCTCACACGACTCAAATCCTTCCTGTTTCCGGACTCGGCACCGGCGGTCATCGGACTGTACGGGCCGCCGAACGCCGGGAAGACGACGCTCGCGAACTGTATCGCCACCGACTGGGCCGACGTCACCGTCGGCGAGGCGAGCGAGGTCCCCCACGAGACCCAGCGCGCACAGCGCGCCGAGGGAATCGAGATCGACCACGAGGAGGGGAGCGTCACCGTCAGCGTGGTCGACACGCCTGGCGTCGCGACGGAGGTCGACCACGCCGCCTTCTTCGACCACGGCCTCGACGACGAGGCGGCACAGGCACGCGCCCGCGGTGCGACCCGTGGCATCGGCGAGTCGATGCGAACCCTCCGCGAGGAGGTCGGTGGCGTCGTCTACGTCCTCGACGCGACGCAGGACCCACGCGCCCAGGTCAACGACATGCTTCTCGGTATCGTCGAGAACCAGGGGCTCCCCGTGGTCCTGGTCGCGAACAAAGTCGACCACGCCGACGCCGACGCCGAGGCCGTGGCCGACGCGTTCCCCCGACACGACGTCGTCCCCGTCTCGGGACTCACCGGCGAGAACACCGACGCGCTCTACGCGGCACTCGCGAAGCGGTTCGGCTGA
- a CDS encoding HVO_2142 family zinc finger protein — protein MKCDTVAYLMVTLERPSSVSAEYCPSCDTEMLFSGTQPAGLAQFFCEVCDYRYDRLIDA, from the coding sequence ATGAAGTGTGACACGGTAGCATATTTGATGGTTACACTCGAACGTCCCTCGTCGGTCTCTGCGGAGTACTGTCCCTCGTGCGACACCGAGATGCTGTTCAGCGGAACGCAGCCAGCGGGCCTCGCGCAGTTCTTCTGTGAGGTGTGTGACTACCGGTACGACCGACTCATCGACGCGTAA
- a CDS encoding DUF7410 domain-containing protein, with amino-acid sequence MTTSRRVHPETAVPDGETPKATCPYCERPFRRERFQVLHVVEAHPDRAAAREREAYERVRDEESDDLFIYHLKVLFALGALYAAFVISSIVAFSIAG; translated from the coding sequence ATGACCACGTCCCGACGCGTCCATCCCGAGACCGCCGTTCCGGACGGGGAGACCCCCAAAGCGACCTGTCCGTACTGCGAGCGGCCGTTCCGCCGCGAACGCTTTCAGGTACTGCACGTCGTCGAAGCCCACCCCGACCGGGCGGCGGCGCGCGAGCGCGAGGCCTACGAGCGCGTGCGTGACGAGGAGTCGGACGACCTGTTCATCTACCACCTGAAGGTGCTGTTCGCGCTGGGTGCGCTCTACGCGGCGTTCGTCATCTCCTCGATCGTGGCGTTCAGCATCGCCGGGTGA